One region of Drosophila subobscura isolate 14011-0131.10 chromosome J, UCBerk_Dsub_1.0, whole genome shotgun sequence genomic DNA includes:
- the LOC117895624 gene encoding spore coat protein SP65-like isoform X2 codes for MRFSFVLLLAVLGCFLLAQESGAATGTSTTVAATTSASATTTVASTATTTVAPSTATTTVASSTSDTTTASSSSSGSNSAAARRRRPARRRTRAFIRRRRQLRRQRQERRRRRMLQLDARQRRLINQLRG; via the exons ATGCGCTTCTCATTCGTTCTCCTTCTCGCGGTCCTCGGCTGCTTCCTGCTGGCCCAGGAGAGTGGCGCTGCCACAGGCACGAGCACAACCGTCGCGGCAACGACCAGCGCTTCGGCTACAACTACTGTCGCGTCCACGGCCACTACAACAGTCGCTCCTTCCACCGCAACCACCACCGTTGCCTCTTCGACCTCGGACACGACCACAGCGTCCTCATCATCTTCAGGCTCCAACTCCGCAGCGGCCAGGCGTCGTCGAC CGGCCAGGCGTCGCACACGTGCCTTcattcgtcgtcgtcgtcagctAAGGAGGCAGCGCCAGGAGCGCAGGAGGCGTCGCATGCTACAGCTGGACGCGAGGCAGCGTAGGCTGATCAACCAGCTCCGCGGATAG
- the LOC117895624 gene encoding general transcriptional corepressor trfA-like isoform X1, with the protein MRFSFVLLLAVLGCFLLAQESGAATGTSTTVAATTSASATTTVASTATTTVAPSTATTTVASSTSDTTTASSSSSGSNSAAARRRRRRRRLARQRQRRERQRQRQTQRLRNRIQNQRRVINELQG; encoded by the coding sequence ATGCGCTTCTCATTCGTTCTCCTTCTCGCGGTCCTCGGCTGCTTCCTGCTGGCCCAGGAGAGTGGCGCTGCCACAGGCACGAGCACAACCGTCGCGGCAACGACCAGCGCTTCGGCTACAACTACTGTCGCGTCCACGGCCACTACAACAGTCGCTCCTTCCACCGCAACCACCACCGTTGCCTCTTCGACCTCGGACACGACCACAGCGTCCTCATCATCTTCAGGCTCCAACTCCGCAGCGGCCAGGCGTCGTCGACGTCGCCGTCGTCTGGCTCGTCAGCGCCAGCGCCGTGAGCGCCAGAGGCAGCGCCAGACCCAGAGGCTCCGCAACAGGATTCAGAACCAGCGCCGTGTGATCAACGAACTCCAAGGTTAA
- the LOC117893216 gene encoding osteocalcin 2-like, translating into MRLTLVLLLGLLGCLLLSQQGSGQGSSSSTESSTDSTTDSAAGSTAGPETGVTTAAPATSVTDASETTETTEATDSSSATTSASASAAARRRRIRARRRRARLARQRRKRQAQKRRQQQRRRQQRRSRRG; encoded by the coding sequence ATGCGGCTCACATTGGTTCTACTGCTGGGTCTACTGGGCTGCTTGCTTCTCTCCCAGCAGGGAAGCGGTCAGGGTTCGAGCTCCTCAACCGAATCGTCGACAGACAGCACCACAGACAGTGCGGCGGGCAGCACTGCTGGTCCCGAAACTGGGGTAACGACTGCGGCACCCGCCACCTCCGTCACAGATGCATCAGAGACAACAGAGACAACAGAGGCTACGGACTCGAGCTCGGCCACAACCTCTGCATCCGCCAGCGCGGCTGCCAGGCGGCGCAGGATACGTgcgcgtcgtcgtcgtgcgCGCTTGGCCCGCCAGCGTCGCAAGCGGCAGGCACAGAAGCgccggcaacagcagcgtAGGAGGCAACAGCGTCGTAGTCGCCGGGGATAA